From Vicinamibacterales bacterium:
CGATCGTCAGCCCGAGATCGTGACGCCGGGACAGCCGCCGCCACGCCGCGTGCTTGCGGGTGAATGGACGACTGCTTCGGATGGCAAAGTCGTGGTCGAGAGCGCTGGCGAGGCGGACTACGAGATCGTCGCGTGGCATCCGCAGTTCGGGCGCACCTCGCTGCGGCTCCGTCCTGGTGTGACGGCCGTGAGCATTCGGCTGCAGCCAGCCGGCGTGGCCGGTGGCCGCGTCCTCTCCGGCGGTCGGCCGGCCGCCGGCGTCGACGTGATCAGCGCGCCCGACCCGTCGGCATATGCGGCGGCCACTGATCCGATCGAAGTGAAGGGAGGAGAAGCCCGCACCGGTTCGGATGGTCGATTCGCCGTCGCGTTGGCACCGGACGGTGGAGGGGAACTGCGTATCGGCGGCGCCGGCTTCCCCACAGTGCGGGTGCCGCTGCCGCGGGCGCCGCTCCCCTTGATCGAGCTCGGCGACATCGAGCTCGGTCGTCCGATCGCTGTCTCGATCGCGCTCGATCAGGAGACCAGCTGCGACCTCAAGGCGGCGGGGCCGGTCGGGCGATCGGGGTTGCAGATTGTTGCCGCGTCGCGCACCGGGCCGGGTCTGTTCTCGATGGTCCTGCCCGAGGAAGGGACCTGGGAGTTCGTCTTGATCTGCGGCCGTGAGGAGCGGTCCCTCGTCCCGTCGATCCTGACGGTTTCGGCGCGCGACGGCCCCCGTGACCTGCGCCTGAGCGTTCGATGACGGAGGGGCCCTGGTGGAGGGTGGGCGCCCGCTTGTCGAAATCGGTCGTCGCATAGTACCTTTGAAGGCTTGAACGCCCTCAAGAAGACTCCGCTCCACGCCCGTCATCGCTCTCTCGGCGCCCGCATGGTCGAGTTCGGCGGCTGGGACATGCCGGTCGAGTACAGCGGCATCGTCGACGAGCACATGGCGGTGCGGACACGCGCCGGTTTGTTCGACGTGTCCCACATGGGGGAGATCGAGGTTGCCGGCGCCAACGCGCTCGACGCCGTCCAGCACATCACTTCTAACGACGCCTCGCGGCTCGCCGTCAATCAGATCCAGTACTCAGCGCTGACCACCCCGCAGGGGACGTTCGTCGACGACGTGCTGACCTACAAGTTGGCGGACGACCATTTCATGCTCGTCGTCAACGCGTCCAACATCGTCAAGGACTTCCACTGGATTACCGAGCATGTCCGCGAGGTCGGCGGCGATGCCGTGGCTGTCAACACCAGCTCGCGCTACGCCCTCGTGGCGCTGCAGGGGCCGGTGGCCAGAGAAGTGCTGCAGTCGCTGACTGGCGTCGATCTCGCGGCGCTCAAGTACTACTGGTTTGCGACCGGTGAAGTGGCCGGCGTCCGCGTGACGATCTCGCGCACGGGCTACACCGGTGAGGACGGGTTCGAGGTATTCGCGCCGCCCAACGCCGCCGAGCGGGTGTGGGATGCCATCCTCCAGGCAGGGAAACCGGCCGGAGTGCTGCCGGCCGGGCTCGGCGCGCGAGACACGCTGCGCCTGGAAGCCGCGATGCGCCTCTACGGCAACGACATGGACGAGACGACCACGGTCGTAGAAGCGGATCTCGGTTGGATCGTCGGGTGGAAGAAGCCCGAGTTCCTCGGCGCCGGCGTGCTCAGGCAGCAGAAGGCCGAAGGCGCCCCGCGGCGGCTCGTCGGGTTCGAGATGCTGGAACGCGCGATCGCGCGGCACGGCCACGACGTCTACGCCGACGGCGTGAAGGCCGGCGTGGTCACGAGCGGTACGCAGACGCCGTTTCTGAAGAAGGCGATCGGCATGGCCTATCTGCCGGTCGATCGCACGCAGCCCGGAACGGAATTCGAAGTGGACATCCGCGGCCGCCGCGCCAGAGCGGCCGTGGTTTCGATGCCCTTTTACAAGCGAGCAAAGTGATGGCTTACCCGACCGATCTCCAGTACACGAAGGATCACGAGTGGATTCGCCTGGGTGCTCCCGGCAAGGACGAAGCCCAGGTCGGCATCACCGACTACGCCCAGAAGCAGCTCGGCGACGTCGTCTATGTCGAGCTGCCGCAGATCGGCCGCACGCTGAAGAAGGGTGAAGTCTTCGGCACGATCGAATCGGTGAAAGCGGTCTCGGAGCTGTATAGCCCGGTCGGCGGCGAGGTCACACAGGTCAACGCGGCGCTCGTGCAGAATCCCGAGCAGGTCAACAAGGATCCTCACGGCTCGTGGATGATTGCCATGAAAGTGAGCGGCGATCAGAACGATCTGATCGACGCGGCCGCGTATACGGATCTGACGAAGTGAGCACGAACGCGGACCCCGGATCCAGGACATCGGACCTCGACACGTTTCAGCGGCGACACATCGGACCCGACGCGGCGCAGCAGGACGAGATGCTGCGCGCGATCGGCGTGCCCTCGCTCGACGCGCTCATCGAACAGACGATTCCGGCCGGCATCCGTTTCGCCAGGCGCCTGAGCCTGCCGCCTGCCGAGAGCGAAGCCGGCTATCTGCGGCGTTTGCGGCATGTCGCGGCGAGGAACCGCGTGACGCGGTCCTATATCGGCATGGGCTACTACGACACGCACACCCCCGCCGTAATCCTGCGCAACATCTTCGAGAATCCCGGCTGGTACACTCCCTACACTCCGTACCAGGCGGAAATCGCCCAGGGCCGCCTCGAGTCGCTGCTCAACTTCCAGACGGTCGTCGCCGATCTCACCGGCATGGAGATCGCGTCGGCCTCACTCCTCGACGAGGGCACGGCGGCCGCCGAGGCGATGGGGATGTTCCATCGGGTCAACGCGAAGAAGGCGCCGGCCGGACAGCCGAGCGTGTTCTTCGTCTCGTCGCGCACGTTCCCCCAGACGATCGACGTGCTGCGCGGACGGGCGCTGCCGCTCGACATCACGCTTGAGATCGGCGATCCGGAGACGTGTGCCTTCGACAAGGCGTTCGGCCTTCTCCTGCAGTATCCCGACGATCACGGCGAGGTACGGGACCTCGAACCGATCATCAAGCGGGCGCACGCCGCTGGAGTGCTCGTCGCGGTCGCGAGTGATCTGATGGCGCTGACGCTGCTGGTGCCGCCCGGCGAAATGGGAGCCGACGCGGTCGTCGGCAACTCGCAGCGCTTCGGCGTGCCGCTCGGCTACGGTGGTCCGCACGCGGCGTTCTTCGCCACCCGCGAGTCGTTCGTGCGGCAGGCGCCGGGCCGGATCATCGGGGTGTCGGTCGACGCGCGCGGCAGGCGCGCCTACCGGATGGCGCTGGCGACGCGCGAGCAGCACATCCGCCGCGAGAAGGCGACGTCGAACATCTGCACGGCCCAGGCGCTCCTCGCCAATATGGCGGCGATGTATGCGGTCTTCCACGGGCCGAAAGGGCTGCGCGCGATCGGTGAGCGGATTCACGGCATGGCTCGAGCTGTGGAAGACGGGCTCGTCGCGGCGGGCCTGCGGCAGACGAACGCGGCCTATTTCGACACGCTGCGCATCGACGGGGCGACGCCCACCGCGGTGCGCGCCGCCGCCGAGTCCGCCGGCCTCGACTTCCGGTATACCGGGGACGGCGCGATCGGCATCTCGGTCGACGAAACGACCACAATCGAAGACGTCGCCGACATCGTCGCGTGCTTCACGGCCGGCAACCGCCCGCTCTACCGCGCCGGCGCGCCGCCGATGATCAAGGCGCCGGTGCACCTGCGCCGGACGAGCGCTTACCTGACGCATCCGGTCTTCCAGTCGCATCACTCCGAGACCGAGATGATGCGCTACATCCGCAGCCTCGAGCGGCGGGACGTCGGGCTCGACACGTCGATGATCCCGCTCGGTTCCTGCACCATGAAACTGAACGCGGCCGCCGAGATGCTGCCGGTCACCTGGCCTGAGTTCAGCCGGATGCACCCATTTGCGCCGACCGGCCACGCGCAGGGGTACGCCGACGTGTTCCGCGATCTGGAAGCGGCGCTCTGCGAGGTGACCGGGTTCACCGGCTTCTCGCTGCAGCCGAACTCGGGTGCGCAGGGGGAGTTCGCCGGCCTGATGGTGATCCGCGCCTACCATCGCGACCGAGGCGACGCGCAGCGCGACATCGTACTCATTCCTGCCTCGGCACACGGCACGAACCCGGCGAGCGCGACGATGGCCGGGATGCGGGTGGTGGTGGTGGCGTGCGACGAGCACGGCTACATCGAGCTCGACGACCTGCGCGCCAAGGCCCAGCAGCACGCGGCGGCGCTGGCGGCGCTGATGGTCACCTATCCGTCGACCTACGGCATCTTCGAAGAGCGCATCCGCGAGATGTGCGCCATCGTCCACGAGTACGGCGGACAGGTCTACATGGACGGCGCCAACATGAACGCCCAGGTTGGGCTGACCAGCCCGGCGTCGATCGGCGCCGATGTCTGCCACTTGAACCTGCACAAGACGTTCGCCATCCCGCATGGCGGCGGCGGGCCCGGAATGGGGCCGATCGGCGTCGCGAGCCATTTGACGCCGTACCTGCCGGGCCACGCCGTGGTCACGGTCGGCGGCCCGAAGGCGATCCCGGCGATCTCGGCGGCGCCGTGGGGAAGCGCGAGCATCCTGTTGATCTCCTACGGTTACGTCCGGATGCTCGGCGCGGACGGCATGACCGAGGCGACGCGTGTCGCGATTCTCAACGCCAACTACATCAAGGCGCGCCTCGAGGGACATTACGACGTGCTCTTCGCGAACCACAACGGCCGCGTCGCGCACGAGATGATCTTCGACCTGCGTCCGTTCAAGCATGGCGCCGTGCCGGTCGACGAACAGGATGTGGCGAAGCGGCTGATGGACTACGGCTTCCACGCGCCGACCGTCTCGTTCCCGGTCGCCGGCACCATGATGATCGAGCCGACCGAGAGCGAGCCGAAGGGAGAGATCGATCGCTTCTGCGACGCGCTGATCGCGATCCACGGCGAGATCGCGGCGATCGTCGAAGGACGCGCCGACGCGCGGAACAACGTGCTCAAGAACGCGCCGCACACCGTCGACATGGTCGTGGCCGACGTCTGGGACCATCCCTATTCCCGGGAGCAGGCGGCGTTCCCGCTGCCGTTCGTCCGCGAGCACAAGGTGTGGCCGTCGGTCGCACGGATCGACAATCCGTACGGCGACCGCAATCTAATCTGCTCGTGCCCGCCGATGGACGCGTACGAGTCCGCCGCGACACGCTGACGGCCGCGTCGCATGAAGACCAGGAGATGAGGCCGGCGCCCGACGGTTGGCTGGACAGCCGGCTCAGGCCTGACGCGCCAGCGCGCGGGTGAGTTCCTGCGCACGCTGCTGGTAGAGCGCGGTGAGCTTCTTCGTCACCGGCCCCACACGACCGTCGCCGACCGGGCGGCCGTCGACACTGACGACCGGCGACAGCTCGCGCGTCGTCGAGGTGATGAACATCTCGTCGGCGGTCTCGAGATCCTTCGGCACCAGCGTCTCTTCACGCACGTCGATGCCGAGCTCGCGCCCCAGCTCGAACAGGAACGCGCGCGTCACCCCTTCCAGCAAGCCCGATTCCGACGTCGGTGTCAACGCGGCGCCGCCGCGCACCAGGAAGAAGTTCGACTGCGAGCACTCGCTCAGCTCGCCGCGGTAGTTGCACATCAGCGCTTCTTCGGCGCCGGCGCGATACGCCGCCTGCATGGCGAGCGCGTTGTTCATCAGATTGTTCGACTTGATGATCGGGTTGACCGATCGCGGATGGTTGCGCAGCATGTCGACGAGCGCCACGCGGATGCCCTCGTCGTAGACGCGCGCCGGGTACGGCTCGAACGGCTTGACGATGATCACCGTCGTCGGAGTAGGCGTCGATCGGAGATCGTAGGTGAGGTCTCCGACTCCGCGCGTGTGCAGCACGCGGATGTACGCCTCGCGCAGATCGCCGGCGGCGCCGACGGTCTGGTCGATCCAGGAGAGCAGCGCCGGATCGTCGAACGGCACGCCGAGCGCGAGCCGCTCCGCCGACTGGCGAAGCCGGCGCATGTGCCGGTCGTACAGGAACGGTACGCGGTTGTAGGTGCGCATCGTCTCGTAGACGCCTTCGCCGTAGACGAAGCCATGATCGTAGACGGGCACGACCGCCTGGTCGGCGGAAGTGATCCGGCCGTTGACATAGACTGCTCCGCGCATCGCAAGATCGTAGCACTGTCGGTTGGCAGGTGGCGGCAGGCCGTTGGCAGTAGACTTCACTTGTGCTGCGGACACCCACGCAAAGGGACGGCCCGTCCCCGGCTGAGGGCCACTGTCGACTGCCAACTGGACACTGCTAACTGACCATGCGCGTCTTGAACACCCAGCAAATGCGCGAGGCCGATCGCCAGACGATCGACGAGATCGGCATTCCTTCCCTCGTGCTCATGGAGAACGCCGGCCGACAGGCCGTTGCCGCGATGGAGGCGGCGTTCGACGACCTGTCGTCGAGCCGGGTCGGCGTCCTGTGCGGACGGGGGAACAACGGCGGCGACGGCTTCGTCGTGGCCCGCACGCTGGCGCAGCGCGGCATCGAGGCCGTCGTCTACATCCTCGGCAGCGTCTCGGACGTGCGCGGCGACGCTCGGACGAACCTGGAGATTCTCGGCAGGGTCGGCGTCACGGTCGTCGAGGTGACCAACGCGCAGGAGTGGGAGCTGCACTTCAGCGAGGTGTCCGAGTGCGACCTGATCGTCGACGCGATCGTCGGCACCGGGTTCCACGGGCCGCTGACCGGTCTGCTCGAGACCGTGGTCGCCGACGTGAACGGGTTGGGTGTGCCGGTAGTGGCGATCGACCTGCCGACCGGCGTCTCGGCCGACTCGCACGAGGTCGACGGGGAAGCCATCGAGGCGTCGATGACGGTGACGCTGGCTGCGCCGAAGCTGCCGCTGATCCTGCCGCCGGCTGATGCGCACGGCGGCGATCTGGTGATCGCCGACATCGGCATTCCCGCCTCGGTCATCGACGAGCTCGACGGGCCCCGGCTGGAGCTGCTGACACGGGAACGGATGCGCGAGCTGGTGCCGGCGCGGGCGGCCGACTCCCACAAAGGGGACTTCGGCCGTGTGCTGGTCATCGCCGGATCGCGAGGCCGCACCGGCGCCGCGAATCTCGCGGCGACCGGCGCACTTCGCTCCGGCGCCGGGCTGGTCACGATCGCCACAGCCAGATCCTGCCTGCCGATTGTCGCCGCCATGGCGCCCGAGTACATGACGCTCGGGCTCGAGGAGACCGAAGCCGGTACGATCGATTTCAGCGCCGCCGATCGCGTGCTCGACTTCAAGGCCGACGTCATCGCGATCGGCCCCGGGCTCGGGCAGGATCCCTCGACGACAGCCTTCGTCCACGCGGTGTTCGAGCGCTCGGGCGTGCCGCTGGTGCTCGACGCCGACGCGCTCAACGCGTTCGAGGACGATCCCGAGCGACTGACCGGACGCGACGGGGTCGACGTGATCGTCACGCCGCATCCCGGCGAGATGGCGCGACTGCTCCAGAGCAGCATCGAAGACGTGCAGGCGGATCGGCTCGAACACGCGCGCGATTTTGCGAGGCGGCACCGCTGCCATGTCGTGCTGAAGGGGCATCGTACGATCATCGCCGGCCCGGAGGGTCGATCGTTCGTGAACCTGACTGGTAACGCCGGAATGGCTACGGGCGGTACCGGCGATTTGCTGACGGGCATGATCGCCGCCTGGTTCGCGCAGATCCTCGACGCCGAGGCCGCATGCAAGCTGGCCGTATACCTGCACGGCACGGCCGGCGATCTCGCCGAAGCGGACGAGGGCGAGACGGCGCTGCTGCCGTCCGACATCGCGACGCGCCTCGGCGACGCCGTGCTCGAGCTGACCGCCCGCCGCCGGGTCAAGCGTGATAACAACTAGCGAAGGCGAGACGGAGCAGGCCGGCGAGGCGCTGGCACAACGTCTCGGGGCCGGCGCGCTCGTACTGCTCTATGGGGACCTCGGCGCGGGGAAGACCGCGTTCGTCCGCGGACTGGCGCGCGGACTCGGCGCGTCCGCAGACGAGGTGTCGAGCCCGACCTTTACGATCATCCAGGAATACAGAGGCGGACGCGCGACGCTCTATCACGTCGATCTCTACCGTCTCTCGCCTCCGGAGATCGAAGACCTCGGCCTCGACGATCTCATCGAGAGTGGCGGCATCGTGGCGATCGAATGGGCGGATCGCTGGGGCGGCCGGCCCACCGCGGCAGTCGAAGCGCAGCTCGAGCGTGTCGATGACAACCGGCGGCGAATTCGCGTACACGAGTAGTACGTACTGGAAACAGTTGCTCGCTTCCGCGGCGTCTGCCTGGCCGCTGTGCACCCATTCATGGCCTTCGACGACGGCGGCTCGTTTGCAGATGCAGCCTCTGAACGAAGATGTCCTTTGGAGGCATATTGATGAAGCGCTCACATGTATTTGGAACAGCCGCGGCGTTCGCACTCGCGGTGTGCACGGCCGCTGCGCAATCTCCGACGCCGCAGGACGCGAATGGCAACCACAACAGCAGCCGCAACGAGAAGACCGTCACGGTGACCGGCTGCCTCGTTCCGGGCTCCGGTGCGAGCAGCTCGACCGGCGCGACCGGCACGAGTGGAAGTTCGAGCACCAGTTCGGCGTCGCGCGGTTGGATGCTGACCAGCGCGATGGTCGGCGGCTCGTCGACGTCAGGCTCGAGCACGGGCTCCTCGACCACCGGCACGAGCGGCCAGCCGCCGTCGGGAATGTCGGCGAGCAGATCGGCCAGCTCGTTCACGCTCGTCGGCCACGAGAGCGATCTGCAGAAGTACGCTAACGCTCGCGTCGAAATCCGCGGGACAGTAGAAGGCAACTCGAGCCCCAGCTCCAGCACGACGTCGGCCGCCGGCTCGAGCACCTCGGGATCGAGCCCGACCGGCAGCATGACCAGCGGCTCGAACGCGGGCGCGCTGAGCGCCGCGTCGGATCACGAGACCCTGCGCGTCGACTCCGTGAAGAAGATCAGCGACAGCTGCAGCGGACACTAACTGACGATCCAGGCCGGCGCTCTTTCAAAAAGACGAGCGTTGGCAGGATGACGGGCGGCGGCCTACACGGCTGCCGCCCGACGCGCTACGATGGGGGACAAGGCGGTGCAGAGATGAACAGTGCGCAGCTTGGAACCACCATCGTGACGATCATGGCGTTGGCGTTTGGCGCGCAGCAGTCGGCGACGCTGAATGTGCCTGTCGCCTCTGACAAAACCCCGACCGCTCTGACGGGATGTCTGATGCCCGGGGGGAGCGTCAGCATGCCTGGCTCGGGTGGTTCGAAGGGAACGGGGCCAGCCGGTATGAACGCCGACGCAGCGAACACCGGAGCGTTTCTCACGCTTCATCTCGGGAAGAAGCATCCCAAGACCGTCGAGGAGTCCTACACCCTCGAGGGCTTGGAGGCCGCCCAGCTGAAACAGTACGAGCATTCGCGCGTCGAGGTCCAGGGTGTCCTTCTCCCCCCACCGAATCCAGACTCTACGGTGAGTGGCACGACGATGACGACGACGACGGGGAAGAAGCCGCAGTCCAAGTCAGCTCCGCTCTTCCGGGTGACCGCGATCAAGCAGGTGCCAGGGAGCTGCGGCGGTCAGTGACCGCCACGTAATTCCTACCGACGTGAATACCGACATGGAAGGCACTCGCGGCCATTCATCGCCCTGCCTCATCCGGCTCTGTTCTTGCTCGCGCACCACATGATGGGGCGCGCACTCTGGCTGATCCCGATCACGCTCCTTGCGGTGGGGGCGGGGGTCATGCTCCGTGCGCGGGTCCGTCGTCAGTATTCGGCGCCCTCAACGGATCACGTCAGCGGCGACTGGCTTGCCCAGGCCAGGGGGCATGAAGAGCAGGAGTGGTAGGGGAGCGACGCAGTCGCGGTGCATCGCGGCAGTGGCGCTGAGTACCGTTATCTGCCTG
This genomic window contains:
- the gcvT gene encoding glycine cleavage system aminomethyltransferase GcvT, which codes for MNALKKTPLHARHRSLGARMVEFGGWDMPVEYSGIVDEHMAVRTRAGLFDVSHMGEIEVAGANALDAVQHITSNDASRLAVNQIQYSALTTPQGTFVDDVLTYKLADDHFMLVVNASNIVKDFHWITEHVREVGGDAVAVNTSSRYALVALQGPVAREVLQSLTGVDLAALKYYWFATGEVAGVRVTISRTGYTGEDGFEVFAPPNAAERVWDAILQAGKPAGVLPAGLGARDTLRLEAAMRLYGNDMDETTTVVEADLGWIVGWKKPEFLGAGVLRQQKAEGAPRRLVGFEMLERAIARHGHDVYADGVKAGVVTSGTQTPFLKKAIGMAYLPVDRTQPGTEFEVDIRGRRARAAVVSMPFYKRAK
- the gcvH gene encoding glycine cleavage system protein GcvH gives rise to the protein MAYPTDLQYTKDHEWIRLGAPGKDEAQVGITDYAQKQLGDVVYVELPQIGRTLKKGEVFGTIESVKAVSELYSPVGGEVTQVNAALVQNPEQVNKDPHGSWMIAMKVSGDQNDLIDAAAYTDLTK
- the gcvP gene encoding aminomethyl-transferring glycine dehydrogenase, with amino-acid sequence MSTNADPGSRTSDLDTFQRRHIGPDAAQQDEMLRAIGVPSLDALIEQTIPAGIRFARRLSLPPAESEAGYLRRLRHVAARNRVTRSYIGMGYYDTHTPAVILRNIFENPGWYTPYTPYQAEIAQGRLESLLNFQTVVADLTGMEIASASLLDEGTAAAEAMGMFHRVNAKKAPAGQPSVFFVSSRTFPQTIDVLRGRALPLDITLEIGDPETCAFDKAFGLLLQYPDDHGEVRDLEPIIKRAHAAGVLVAVASDLMALTLLVPPGEMGADAVVGNSQRFGVPLGYGGPHAAFFATRESFVRQAPGRIIGVSVDARGRRAYRMALATREQHIRREKATSNICTAQALLANMAAMYAVFHGPKGLRAIGERIHGMARAVEDGLVAAGLRQTNAAYFDTLRIDGATPTAVRAAAESAGLDFRYTGDGAIGISVDETTTIEDVADIVACFTAGNRPLYRAGAPPMIKAPVHLRRTSAYLTHPVFQSHHSETEMMRYIRSLERRDVGLDTSMIPLGSCTMKLNAAAEMLPVTWPEFSRMHPFAPTGHAQGYADVFRDLEAALCEVTGFTGFSLQPNSGAQGEFAGLMVIRAYHRDRGDAQRDIVLIPASAHGTNPASATMAGMRVVVVACDEHGYIELDDLRAKAQQHAAALAALMVTYPSTYGIFEERIREMCAIVHEYGGQVYMDGANMNAQVGLTSPASIGADVCHLNLHKTFAIPHGGGGPGMGPIGVASHLTPYLPGHAVVTVGGPKAIPAISAAPWGSASILLISYGYVRMLGADGMTEATRVAILNANYIKARLEGHYDVLFANHNGRVAHEMIFDLRPFKHGAVPVDEQDVAKRLMDYGFHAPTVSFPVAGTMMIEPTESEPKGEIDRFCDALIAIHGEIAAIVEGRADARNNVLKNAPHTVDMVVADVWDHPYSREQAAFPLPFVREHKVWPSVARIDNPYGDRNLICSCPPMDAYESAATR
- a CDS encoding aminotransferase class IV, with the protein product MRGAVYVNGRITSADQAVVPVYDHGFVYGEGVYETMRTYNRVPFLYDRHMRRLRQSAERLALGVPFDDPALLSWIDQTVGAAGDLREAYIRVLHTRGVGDLTYDLRSTPTPTTVIIVKPFEPYPARVYDEGIRVALVDMLRNHPRSVNPIIKSNNLMNNALAMQAAYRAGAEEALMCNYRGELSECSQSNFFLVRGGAALTPTSESGLLEGVTRAFLFELGRELGIDVREETLVPKDLETADEMFITSTTRELSPVVSVDGRPVGDGRVGPVTKKLTALYQQRAQELTRALARQA
- a CDS encoding NAD(P)H-hydrate dehydratase; translation: MRVLNTQQMREADRQTIDEIGIPSLVLMENAGRQAVAAMEAAFDDLSSSRVGVLCGRGNNGGDGFVVARTLAQRGIEAVVYILGSVSDVRGDARTNLEILGRVGVTVVEVTNAQEWELHFSEVSECDLIVDAIVGTGFHGPLTGLLETVVADVNGLGVPVVAIDLPTGVSADSHEVDGEAIEASMTVTLAAPKLPLILPPADAHGGDLVIADIGIPASVIDELDGPRLELLTRERMRELVPARAADSHKGDFGRVLVIAGSRGRTGAANLAATGALRSGAGLVTIATARSCLPIVAAMAPEYMTLGLEETEAGTIDFSAADRVLDFKADVIAIGPGLGQDPSTTAFVHAVFERSGVPLVLDADALNAFEDDPERLTGRDGVDVIVTPHPGEMARLLQSSIEDVQADRLEHARDFARRHRCHVVLKGHRTIIAGPEGRSFVNLTGNAGMATGGTGDLLTGMIAAWFAQILDAEAACKLAVYLHGTAGDLAEADEGETALLPSDIATRLGDAVLELTARRRVKRDNN
- the tsaE gene encoding tRNA (adenosine(37)-N6)-threonylcarbamoyltransferase complex ATPase subunit type 1 TsaE, which produces MITTSEGETEQAGEALAQRLGAGALVLLYGDLGAGKTAFVRGLARGLGASADEVSSPTFTIIQEYRGGRATLYHVDLYRLSPPEIEDLGLDDLIESGGIVAIEWADRWGGRPTAAVEAQLERVDDNRRRIRVHE